A genomic stretch from Deltaproteobacteria bacterium includes:
- a CDS encoding enoyl-CoA hydratase/isomerase family protein, translating to MAKIEYEIRGQVAYITLNRPEVRNALDREMVGTLHELWQEFQSSGSARVAVLTGAGGHFCAGYDVKAINSRQDAGIPFEWSRSSMFGDKRIGPDGHGVTKPIIAALDGSVNGAGFWLALQSDIRLATDRARFGLGEARFGFPVEFAALISNYVPRAVAMEMLFALKVYDARRFHELGIINEIVDGEHLMEKARDTAEALLERGPLAIMAMKELINFDPNYKEKIRFTAEKVVPVVNSEDTKEAVRAFVEKRKPEWKLR from the coding sequence ATGGCAAAAATCGAATATGAGATCAGGGGACAAGTCGCCTATATCACGTTGAACCGGCCCGAGGTCAGAAATGCCTTGGACCGCGAAATGGTCGGTACGCTACACGAATTATGGCAGGAATTTCAAAGCAGTGGTTCCGCGCGCGTGGCCGTCCTGACAGGGGCAGGGGGACACTTTTGCGCGGGCTATGATGTCAAGGCCATCAACTCCAGGCAAGATGCGGGGATACCGTTTGAATGGTCGCGCTCGTCTATGTTCGGAGACAAGCGGATCGGCCCTGACGGGCATGGGGTGACCAAACCGATCATCGCAGCCCTGGACGGCAGCGTCAACGGTGCCGGGTTCTGGCTCGCCCTGCAGAGCGATATCCGGCTGGCTACCGATCGGGCCCGGTTCGGCTTGGGGGAGGCCCGATTCGGTTTTCCGGTGGAGTTCGCCGCGCTGATATCGAACTATGTGCCCAGGGCCGTGGCAATGGAAATGCTTTTTGCGCTGAAGGTTTATGATGCCAGGCGGTTCCATGAACTGGGCATCATCAATGAGATCGTCGACGGGGAGCACCTGATGGAAAAGGCCCGTGATACAGCGGAGGCACTCCTCGAACGAGGGCCTTTGGCGATCATGGCCATGAAGGAACTCATCAATTTCGATCCCAACTATAAAGAAAAGATACGGTTTACTGCAGAAAAAGTTGTTCCTGTCGTGAACTCCGAAGACACCAAGGAAGCGGTTCGGGCATTTGTTGAGAAAAGAAAACCCGAATGGAAATTGAGATGA